A region of Panicum virgatum strain AP13 chromosome 8N, P.virgatum_v5, whole genome shotgun sequence DNA encodes the following proteins:
- the LOC120685848 gene encoding uncharacterized protein LOC120685848 isoform X1, with protein sequence MQLAIFLENTLLRNSRSATRKDAGARHRRVPLDPLRRHRGASGPPPSPPGARARRVFPLRLVDRILVLITRLFLGNLDKLGIQVARWSSRTPREGRRFSTSTHSTGSALATSRLCRESRGIVQTIGRSLEDIRQKLE encoded by the exons ATGCAGCTGGCTATTTTTTTGGAGAATACCCTACTTAGAAATTCTAGATCCGCCACTAGGAAGGACGCCGGTGCTCGACATCGGCGCGTTCCACTGGATCCGCTCCGGCGACATCGAGGTGCgtcggggccgccgccgtcgccgccgggggCTCGTGCGCGCCGCGTCTTTCCGCTCCGGCTGGTGGACAGGATCCTCGTCCTCATCACGCGGCTCTTCCTCGGCAACCTGGACAAGCTCGGCATCCAGGTGGCCCGCTGGAGCTCAAGAACACCAAGGGAAGGACGCCGGTTCTCGACATCGACGCACTCCACAGGATCTGCTCTAGCGACATCGAGGTTGTGCCGAGAATCAAGAG GAATCGTGCAAACAATCGGCAGAAGTCTGGAG GACATTAGGCAAAAACTTGAATAA
- the LOC120685848 gene encoding uncharacterized protein LOC120685848 isoform X2 — MAIFILIIVQESCKQSAEVWRTLGKNLNNLSLELVVGGGPHDQMVVKILFILPFCLLVFGYYQSCFETNTSLRNHYHLIQWLVHHLHLVFQTKGFCYHSTAGYAMGRFAADV, encoded by the exons ATGGCTATCTTTATTCTCATTATTGTTCAGGAATCGTGCAAACAATCGGCAGAAGTCTGGAG GACATTAGGCAAAAACTTGAATAATCTCTCCCTTGAACTGGTGGTGGGGGGGGGACCACATGACCAGATGGTTGTCAAGATATTGTTCATTCTCCCATTTTGCCTGCTGGTATTTGGTTATTACCAATCATGTTTTGAG ACAAATACAAGTCTGAGGAACCATTACCATCTTATTCAGTGGTTGGTTCATCATCTGCATTTGGTATTTCAAACCAAAGG CTTTTGCTATCATTCCACGGCAGGTTATGCCATGGGCAGGTTTGCTGCTGATGTTTGA